The Salvia miltiorrhiza cultivar Shanhuang (shh) chromosome 2, IMPLAD_Smil_shh, whole genome shotgun sequence DNA window ATCATACTTGTCTTGACAAATATactttcaaaataattaaatagtttttcttattttattataacttattcatttcCCAGATCATGAGGGCTATTTAAATGGAACGAAATGAGAaacattttttctatttttcttcaaCTTTTATTTTGAGATAACTTTCTTCAACTTGAAAGGTTTGAACCGTAACCACGACTATGATGGGGTAGGTGCATAATGATACCTAAGTTGAGGATATGTCTCAAATACCACAAATCTTGTAATTTAATCCTCTCatcttctaattttatttttttaagaagcATATGGAGCAGATATTTTTTTCTTACAAGAAAGGCAAATCAAGTTTTGAAGATTATTTGACAAATAAACTGAAAGTTTGGAGGCAGACATTTACCACTACTTCAAGAAAAAACCGAAAACTTGTATACATGGCAAAGCGTCAAAGACAATCGAATGAAGTTTGAACTCCAAGAAAAGAAGTGGTCATACTCTGGTATTATAACCATTTCgtaatcaataaataaatataataacgtAGAAAGAAAAGCAATCTCACGCTGTCAAAAATGAGCAGACTGGAGTTAGCCTCTTCCTTCTATCTTTGTTGTCTTTTTAGGAACCCTAAATGTAAAGATACTCTTTGTTAGGTCGACTGCAGTCTCTTCATTACAGACTTTAGACTTTGATGAAGATCGCTTCAAAATCTCGAGCAGCGAAGTACTTGATATTGCTTCTACAGCACCATCTGTGGTTTGATTTCTAACTTTGGTCTGTGAGTTGCTATATTTGGCAGTTAGGTTCCTCGTTGCACGAATTTCTTGAGGGACCTGAGGGTTAAGACAAAGTGAACAAAATCAAATTTACTGCTGTGAAACCAATTAGCAGAAGCCAACAGCGGAAGATACATAGTATCATGATAGATATTTTAGCCAAAAATAAAAAGCAGTAGCTTAAGCATGCTAATGTACCTCTAAATTATTATGGCATATTACCCCTACTAACTATTAGTTTTGATGCAAAGGAGACTTACTGAATTCAAGGAGTCCTCTGATACTGATATGGAACTCCGGCTATTGCTGTCCTCCCTTCCAAAAATGAAAGGTCGAATTGTTGCTGACCCTTGCTTATGAGATGATGGAATATGATGGTTTGATACTCGTCCAACAAAAGACGACTGCAATAAACAATCAACagataatttattttctcatgcCCCACATGAAAGTGGCATTTTCTGGTAATACCTCACAATAAAGACAGAAGATAAATGACAGAAACAAAGATGCTGGGCAAACTCAGACAACCATGTAATTGTAAGAATGACCTGCATCTTAAACTAAACAAGTAACTTTCTTATATGACCTGGGCAATTGTGTACCTTTTGCACTCAAGAACACAACAATATGCAGAAAACAATATTAGAGCAATCAAGTTTTGCagctaaaatatattttcataggAACTGCCCCACCAGGTGGTTGACCATTCATTATTGGCTCAACAAAGGCGATATATACAGTATgagcaaataaatttataaagaaGATGCAATCACAAGGATGATGATGGTTGCAGATAAGAACAGAACTTCTATCATTGCACTAACATAAATGATAACATGAAGCCATCTGGCTAATTTTGTATGCTAAAAAAAGTGTAGGTTACCTTAGCAGACCGACCACTACTTCCCCCTTTAAGGACCGAGTCAAAGATTGCTGCAAGTTATCACCAACAATAAGGAACAAGATGCAAAAGAAATATATACTATCAATACACTACATGAAGAGAATGTCTTACACAATGCTTTTGGTTTCCTCTTGTTGTCAGAAGAAATATTCAGTTTCTTGATAAGACCAAATACTTCCCTGGAACTTGCATCAGCCGCTGGTGATGCTATTGTACCTCTCTCTTCCTGCTCAAGTTTAATATAAGCTTAGCAACGAACTCAAAAAATTAGAGCAAAACCAACACAGGCAATAGAACTTATTATATACGGAGTAATACAAAGTAGCATATCATCATGAACCTAAAGATGGATTGAGAAGAATATAAATACTGATAACTAGACAAAAATAACTTGCCCTTCTGATGAGGCACTGTGCACGCCTCCTCTGCatgtcatcatcatcatcatcatcatcaccatcAGATAGATAAGTATCTTCTTTATCAGGATACAACTTTAGAATTATCTGCTTGGCCTTTCTAATATTTATTCTGCCAGATTCCTTTGGCAAAGAGTCATCTTCTTCAGCTtcatcatcaatttcttcatctTTCTCGTCATCCTCATCAGTTTCAGGCTCGTTGTCTGACAATAACGTATCTCTTACTACCGAACCACATTTCAATCTCTGTATGAGATTATCAGTTCCTGTTGCATCTTGTTGGTCAAGCCACTTCTGATGGAGCTCATTGCGCCTTTCTTTATCAGTGAGTCTTTCTTCATAATCAGTGGCTATCATAGCATTAAGTTCCTCCAAATCATCAATCTCCTCATCTTCATTTTCTTGGAAGCGGTTAAGATCATTGTCActatcatcttcttcctcagcTTCCTCATCGATGAAATCTTTTAAAGGATCTCCATTTGGAGAAGAGTTATCAGCATCTCCACGAGGACGAGGgtcaaaattttctttttcgttgtCCTCTTCTTCTGAAGAACTGAAAAATGAAATAACAGATCATTTTACATTTAAGATAATGTCAGGAATAGTAAATAGTAGGGCATTATAATCATTGAATTGAACAAGAGACGATGCTAATAGAATATGACTGGGACCAGCAGAGCCGAGTATATCAGCTTTTCTTGTTGTGGATAAGGTTCCACTTACAGCAACCAAATATTTCACTATACCCAGAAGTAACCGTGCAAACAAAACGATGTCTCACATTCTACTGACCTATCATCCACAGGGACAGAATCCAACTTCAAGTTCATAGCATGTAAAGATGGAGCAAAATCTTCATCCAGAGGGCTATTTGGCTTCTGATCATTATGTACATCTGTAGTACCAATTGGTTCTGAATCATCAAAAAGATCCTGTAGACATCTCAATTTGGTAAATTTTGGACCTTTGAGACTAACACCACCAAATTCAGCAATTtctttgagaaaaaaaattgaagataaCCTGGGTATCATCCACTGGTGCTCGGGGTGCAGGAGTAGGCTCTTCATTTGCAGGCTGGTAAATGGTAAGAAGCATCAATTACTCAGCAAATAACTAAATCAAACTGCAGGTCAATTCTTGGAAGTGTAAAATGATTCTCAGCACACCTTTCACATGATAAATTAATAGTTCCCTCACTTGCACCAAAGATAAAATGGCACAACATAAGCATTTTTACACTGCAAGTGTGAAAATTCTCAAAGAAAGAAATATAAAGTCCATCGTGCATCAGACTGACCTCTTGGTTTTGAGCCTTTTCATGAATTGTCGGTTTAGCATCATCTTCATCCACATTGGAAGTGGCCAAACTCCTCTGTTCTTCAAGTGGAGCAATGATCTTCTTTTCTACTGGAATGGTTGCATTTTCTTCCAATCTGTCTTCGTTAGGTATATCAAGGTCCGCCAGTCTGTCTCTCGGCCTGATGTTTCGCTCGACACCATGACTGTTGTCATTTGAAATCATAGATCTGCCACCAACcaatatatgtaaatatataaaacctGATCAATACCATCACATATTAGAGGATGCAGATACAaacaaaatagataaaatagGGGTGGTCTACACACTTTTTTGAAATTTCAAGCTTTCGCTTCCGAATTTTCTCCAGAATTGATGATATAGGCTTGTGCACCACTGGTATAGGTTTAAACGACGCATCTCCCGTTTCTAGCCAGCAAAACCATGACCAGAAACACTATCAGTCGAGCACAAGGGGTAGTTATAAACTAAAATAGCAACCACCTCAAAAATACTAAAGTTAAACAAAAACCTCGTAACAATCTCTGAGATTCAGCATGAAGTTCCTTCAGATACTCTTTCCTTTCCTGCAAAACAATATATCAACATCCAACTATAGGTCAACAAGCATAACCACAGCAAAATAGGATGATTCGTGAATACTAATCGAAACAAACCTTCTCCTCTCTCCTTTTGGTTTTTGGAGGTAACTCCTCTCTTCTTTTGTTAGAACCCCGCGATTTGCTCTGTAGCTCATCACCGCCGTCACTCTTCTCTatcctcttcttctt harbors:
- the LOC131009766 gene encoding uncharacterized protein LOC131009766, which translates into the protein MDSDDDYQSLSPPKELSPQVQFRRLKRLKKSDQPLKDPLFDLTDDPILFSHVDFAKLEALENDSEPQFVDESISTEDANLSPESLPQGDGNQVGSEQVFNESDSTGEANLSQESLSQGVGNEIQNGNKMELGIDVEVKRTKRVLEFDDDVVGGSPMREDSENVDPEKKKEIIGAEDLLEEKEEKKKKKKKRIEKSDGGDELQSKSRGSNKRREELPPKTKRREEKERKEYLKELHAESQRLLRETGDASFKPIPVVHKPISSILEKIRKRKLEISKKSMISNDNSHGVERNIRPRDRLADLDIPNEDRLEENATIPVEKKIIAPLEEQRSLATSNVDEDDAKPTIHEKAQNQEPANEEPTPAPRAPVDDTQDLFDDSEPIGTTDVHNDQKPNSPLDEDFAPSLHAMNLKLDSVPVDDSSSEEEDNEKENFDPRPRGDADNSSPNGDPLKDFIDEEAEEEDDSDNDLNRFQENEDEEIDDLEELNAMIATDYEERLTDKERRNELHQKWLDQQDATGTDNLIQRLKCGSVVRDTLLSDNEPETDEDDEKDEEIDDEAEEDDSLPKESGRINIRKAKQIILKLYPDKEDTYLSDGDDDDDDDDMQRRRAQCLIRRASYFCLVISIYILLNPSLGSSYIKLEQEERGTIASPAADASSREVFGLIKKLNISSDNKRKPKALSIFDSVLKGGSSGRSAKSSFVGRVSNHHIPSSHKQGSATIRPFIFGREDSNSRSSISVSEDSLNSVPQEIRATRNLTAKYSNSQTKVRNQTTDGAVEAISSTSLLEILKRSSSKSKVCNEETAVDLTKSIFTFRVPKKTTKIEGRG